In Bacteroidota bacterium, a single window of DNA contains:
- a CDS encoding glycosyltransferase family 39 protein, translating into MAKKQPIRHKEPEKKFAPVTPKKKSSFWENVERNPWWLLGSVTLLALILRVWGAGKVSFWFDEYLHVLPAADFLRGKGLHNIDGFNGVFTTWVEIVAMGIFGINETTARVAMSLFAAASVIPMYFIAKKLFNSRIAFTAIFLFAISLYAIYWGRTVRNYATFLPFYLWMHWLLLNIFEGDIAQKKDFKIASGISINIKTFAWLALSFILSLLNHQLTVFIIFGWLFYGSVVWLGNVISGEKKFLNKYTIFVPLLCSFGLLFSSAGNMLAKKFLGVLLPPNIVNGVVPDLSRIVTLWKTVPFESFDVYMNVLKTDGNYLYILAIIGFVISFIKSRRSALYLSAHFVFLLILFSFVFREPAVSRYLYFIIPFYFMAVAYGIWWLIDKLCETILKKQALSQTTFVFILVLISGIFLLNPKNLKAFLNNTEHGQVVDRNISEWYYTNWKSPIEYVQQNMSESDVVLSTVPNAIRFYMGIDTAKLGWFRQMIYDGIQKKYVQNTPDGKKVSGYTTEEFMSTVKNNPRGWLLADYYFYNVMTDPQARQFAIEHLDYHFGASRDGSVQVFSWDNSKPKTEETPILVELGKPLGRSQSDEKSFNLNLTGQDKVLFIFDEEGIDVSGEAVIQINGGQMFPIPKPENSRGWGKEYATMEIPAQYLNNGSNKAQFYYNPQVVTDDIRPGFVIYNVRMR; encoded by the coding sequence ATGGCAAAGAAGCAACCCATTAGGCATAAAGAACCTGAAAAAAAATTTGCACCCGTAACACCTAAAAAAAAATCTTCATTTTGGGAAAATGTAGAACGCAATCCATGGTGGTTATTAGGGAGTGTAACCCTTCTTGCACTCATACTCAGGGTGTGGGGCGCTGGCAAGGTATCCTTTTGGTTTGATGAGTATTTGCATGTTTTGCCCGCAGCCGATTTTTTAAGAGGAAAAGGGTTGCACAATATTGATGGGTTTAATGGGGTGTTTACTACTTGGGTTGAAATTGTTGCCATGGGAATTTTTGGTATCAATGAAACTACAGCAAGAGTTGCGATGTCGCTCTTTGCTGCTGCATCAGTCATTCCGATGTATTTTATTGCTAAAAAACTCTTTAACTCCCGAATTGCATTTACTGCAATCTTTCTTTTTGCAATCTCTCTTTATGCCATTTATTGGGGAAGAACAGTAAGAAATTACGCAACTTTTTTACCCTTCTATTTATGGATGCATTGGTTGCTTTTAAACATCTTTGAAGGAGATATTGCTCAAAAGAAAGATTTTAAAATTGCCTCGGGGATTAGTATAAACATCAAAACATTCGCTTGGTTAGCGCTGTCTTTCATACTTTCATTGCTCAATCACCAATTAACTGTTTTTATTATTTTTGGTTGGTTGTTTTATGGGTCTGTTGTTTGGCTTGGTAATGTAATATCTGGAGAGAAGAAATTCTTAAACAAATACACGATATTCGTTCCATTATTGTGTTCATTTGGCTTGCTGTTCTCAAGTGCGGGGAATATGCTTGCGAAGAAATTTCTCGGAGTTTTACTGCCTCCTAATATCGTTAATGGTGTAGTGCCTGATTTGTCAAGGATTGTCACTTTATGGAAAACAGTACCTTTTGAATCATTTGATGTTTATATGAATGTACTTAAAACTGATGGGAATTATTTGTATATATTGGCAATTATTGGTTTTGTAATTTCATTCATTAAAAGCAGACGTTCTGCACTCTATCTCTCAGCACATTTTGTCTTTTTGCTCATCCTTTTTTCTTTTGTTTTCAGAGAACCTGCCGTAAGTCGTTATTTGTATTTTATTATACCTTTTTATTTTATGGCTGTTGCTTATGGTATCTGGTGGTTGATAGACAAATTATGTGAAACCATTCTCAAAAAACAGGCTCTTTCGCAAACCACTTTTGTGTTTATTTTAGTTTTGATCTCAGGTATTTTCCTTTTGAATCCTAAGAATCTGAAAGCATTCTTAAACAATACAGAGCACGGGCAAGTAGTAGATCGCAATATTTCCGAATGGTATTATACAAATTGGAAATCACCAATTGAATATGTTCAGCAAAATATGAGTGAAAGTGATGTTGTATTGTCCACCGTGCCCAATGCTATCCGTTTCTATATGGGCATTGATACTGCTAAACTCGGGTGGTTCAGACAAATGATTTATGATGGTATTCAGAAAAAATATGTCCAAAACACTCCGGATGGAAAGAAAGTGAGCGGCTATACCACTGAAGAGTTTATGTCCACTGTCAAGAATAACCCGCGTGGCTGGTTGCTGGCTGATTATTATTTCTACAATGTGATGACCGACCCACAAGCAAGACAATTTGCTATTGAGCATCTGGATTACCACTTTGGGGCAAGTAGGGACGGCAGTGTGCAGGTGTTTAGTTGGGATAACTCCAAGCCCAAAACGGAGGAAACTCCTATCCTCGTTGAACTGGGCAAACCGTTGGGAAGAAGTCAATCTGATGAAAAGAGTTTCAACCTAAACTTGACAGGTCAAGACAAAGTTTTGTTCATTTTTGATGAAGAAGGAATTGATGTTTCAGGTGAAGCTGTTATCCAAATTAATGGTGGACAGATGTTTCCTATTCCAAAACCCGAAAACAGCAGGGGATGGGGCAAAGAATATGCAACAATGGAAATTCCTGCACAATATCTAAACAATGGCTCAAATAAAGCTCAATTTTACTATAACCCTCAGGTCGTAACTGATGATATACGTCCGGGATTTGTGATTTATAATGTGAGAATGAGATAA
- a CDS encoding NUDIX domain-containing protein, protein MNKCFNIRVYGILLNDRNEVLVSDEFRWEKFFTKFPGGGLEWGEGLKDCLKREFKEELALEIEVGELFYITDFFLQSAWLETDQIISIYYRVECPSVNELHFAQYSTPFYQEQAKFRWIPLVGISEDMFTFPVDRVVGGKLAHKQSS, encoded by the coding sequence ATGAACAAGTGCTTTAATATTAGAGTTTACGGAATCTTGTTGAATGACCGCAATGAAGTCCTTGTGAGCGATGAATTCCGATGGGAAAAATTTTTTACCAAATTTCCGGGCGGTGGACTCGAATGGGGAGAAGGGCTGAAGGATTGTCTGAAAAGAGAATTCAAAGAAGAACTTGCGCTGGAAATTGAGGTAGGCGAGCTTTTTTATATCACCGATTTTTTCTTGCAATCCGCATGGCTCGAAACGGATCAAATTATCAGTATTTATTATCGAGTTGAGTGTCCATCAGTAAACGAATTGCATTTTGCCCAATACTCAACTCCGTTTTATCAAGAACAAGCAAAGTTTCGTTGGATACCATTAGTCGGAATTTCAGAAGATATGTTTACATTTCCGGTAGATAGGGTAGTAGGCGGAAAATTAGCGCATAAACAAAGCTCTTGA
- the hutH gene encoding histidine ammonia-lyase: MVIDPQEHITIGQTRKFVQSNEKLSLSIESQNSITHCRTYLENKIKTSKEPIYGVNTGFGSLCNHIIPPHEMTDLQYNLLRSHACGTGNEIPQEIVKLMLVLKIKSLAKGFSGVKLQTVEQLVELYNHNALPIVYEQGSLGASGDLAPLSHLCLPIFGEGSLRYNGNVISGIEFLNKSGLKPVLLGEKEGLALINGTQFMSAFGVWCLSELKKLSHWADIIAALSLEAFDARTEPFAHESHAIRPHQGQIATAQHITELRNGSQIAARSKTHVQDPYSFRCIPQVHGASKQVLEYATSVFETEINAVTDNPNVFPDADKVLSAGNFHGEILAFQLDFAAIAASELASISERRIYKLIGGERGLPLFLTPNAGVNSGYMIAQYSAASIVSQNKQLSSPASVDSIVSSNGQEDHVSMGANAATKLYKVTNNLKTVLAIELLCACQGLDFQGSDKTSDTLKQVFENFRKVVPFREKDTYLHDDIQKAIAFIDEQVL; this comes from the coding sequence ATGGTCATAGACCCCCAAGAACATATAACAATTGGACAAACAAGAAAGTTTGTACAAAGCAATGAAAAACTATCTCTGAGCATTGAATCTCAAAATAGTATAACTCATTGCAGAACCTACCTTGAAAATAAAATCAAAACATCAAAAGAGCCGATTTATGGTGTTAATACAGGTTTTGGGTCGCTGTGTAATCATATCATACCACCTCATGAGATGACCGATTTGCAATATAATCTGCTGCGCTCGCATGCTTGTGGTACAGGAAATGAGATTCCGCAAGAGATTGTAAAACTCATGCTGGTTTTGAAAATAAAATCATTGGCAAAAGGTTTTTCGGGTGTTAAACTTCAAACTGTTGAACAATTAGTTGAATTATATAACCACAATGCATTACCTATTGTTTACGAACAAGGCTCTTTAGGGGCATCCGGTGATTTAGCCCCTCTGTCACACCTCTGTTTGCCGATTTTTGGAGAAGGTTCGCTAAGATATAACGGTAATGTAATTTCCGGCATTGAGTTTCTAAACAAATCAGGTCTAAAGCCGGTTTTACTTGGAGAAAAAGAAGGTTTGGCGCTTATCAACGGAACTCAATTTATGAGCGCATTTGGAGTTTGGTGTTTGAGTGAACTGAAAAAACTTAGTCATTGGGCTGATATCATTGCCGCACTTTCCTTGGAAGCTTTTGATGCACGTACAGAACCTTTTGCACATGAATCTCATGCAATCCGCCCTCATCAGGGGCAAATTGCTACAGCACAACATATTACAGAATTGCGCAATGGCTCGCAAATAGCTGCCCGTTCTAAAACACATGTGCAAGACCCTTATTCATTTAGATGTATTCCGCAGGTACACGGAGCAAGCAAACAGGTCTTGGAATATGCTACGAGTGTTTTTGAAACAGAAATTAATGCGGTAACAGACAACCCTAATGTTTTTCCGGATGCAGACAAAGTGCTTAGTGCGGGTAATTTTCATGGGGAAATACTTGCATTTCAGTTGGATTTTGCAGCGATTGCAGCTTCAGAACTTGCGTCTATTAGTGAAAGGAGGATTTATAAACTCATTGGAGGAGAACGAGGATTGCCACTTTTCCTTACGCCTAATGCGGGAGTAAACAGCGGTTATATGATTGCACAATATTCAGCTGCTTCGATTGTAAGTCAGAACAAACAGTTGTCAAGTCCGGCATCGGTGGACAGCATTGTGAGCAGCAATGGGCAGGAAGACCATGTTAGTATGGGTGCCAATGCAGCAACTAAATTGTATAAGGTTACAAATAATCTCAAAACGGTTCTTGCCATTGAACTTCTTTGTGCATGTCAGGGCTTGGATTTTCAGGGAAGTGATAAAACTTCGGATACTCTTAAACAGGTATTTGAAAATTTCAGAAAAGTGGTACCTTTTCGTGAGAAAGATACTTATCTGCATGACGATATCCAAAAAGCGATAGCATTTATCGATGAACAAGTGCTTTAA
- the hisS gene encoding histidine--tRNA ligase, with the protein MSKASLAKGTRDFGAEEMKKRKFIFGNIEDVFKLYGFNAIETPAVENLETLIGKYGDEGDHLLFKILDNGDFLGNVEKVFGREKNISEITAKEVAPHIAGRALRYDLTVPFARYISMNRHIVKLPFRRYQMQPVWRADRPQKGRYREFWQCDADIIGTDSLVCEADLTAVFHRVFQKLGIKNYVIHINNRKVLEGVAEMIGATERFSDFTVALDKFDKIGKEGVRKELQERGFTDEQIQKAEQFFISSTLDSKSLTKWKDMLAETEIGSVGISELESLLVYLEASGFNHHILFDGTLARGLSYYTGCIFEVKVPDSGIGSIAAGGRYDNLTGIFDMPGISGVGISFGADRIYDLMESHNLYPQDTGANCKVLFCGLDLQSLTFCIPIAERLRSEGITCNVYPEASKLKKQLDYANAAKVKFVAIIGENERINKQVALKNLESGDQETLDIETFIKKTKSWS; encoded by the coding sequence ATGAGCAAAGCATCACTGGCAAAGGGTACGCGCGACTTCGGTGCCGAAGAAATGAAAAAGCGAAAATTCATTTTTGGCAATATTGAAGACGTTTTTAAGCTATATGGTTTTAATGCCATTGAAACTCCTGCTGTTGAAAATTTAGAAACCCTGATTGGGAAATATGGTGATGAAGGAGACCATCTGCTTTTTAAGATTCTGGACAATGGGGATTTCTTAGGTAATGTTGAGAAGGTTTTTGGTCGTGAAAAGAACATCAGTGAAATTACTGCAAAAGAAGTTGCACCTCATATTGCCGGCAGAGCTTTGCGCTATGATTTGACCGTGCCATTTGCTCGCTATATCAGTATGAATAGGCACATAGTTAAGCTTCCTTTTAGAAGATATCAAATGCAGCCCGTCTGGAGAGCAGATAGACCGCAAAAAGGTCGTTATAGGGAGTTTTGGCAATGTGATGCCGATATTATTGGGACAGATAGTTTAGTATGTGAAGCAGATTTAACGGCAGTTTTTCATAGGGTTTTTCAAAAGCTCGGAATTAAAAACTATGTGATTCATATAAATAATCGAAAAGTATTGGAAGGTGTCGCAGAAATGATTGGGGCAACAGAAAGATTTAGTGATTTTACGGTCGCTCTTGACAAATTTGATAAAATTGGGAAAGAGGGTGTGAGAAAAGAACTGCAAGAGCGTGGTTTTACTGATGAACAAATCCAAAAGGCAGAACAATTCTTTATCAGTTCAACACTTGATTCAAAGAGTCTGACAAAATGGAAAGACATGCTTGCAGAGACTGAAATTGGCTCCGTTGGCATCAGCGAACTTGAGAGTTTGTTAGTGTATCTGGAAGCAAGCGGATTCAACCATCATATTCTCTTTGATGGAACTCTTGCGCGAGGATTAAGTTATTACACCGGATGTATTTTTGAAGTAAAAGTACCTGATTCAGGTATCGGAAGTATTGCTGCCGGAGGAAGGTATGATAACCTTACCGGTATTTTCGATATGCCCGGAATTTCAGGAGTGGGAATCAGTTTTGGGGCAGATAGAATTTATGATTTGATGGAATCACATAATCTTTATCCGCAAGATACAGGTGCAAATTGCAAAGTGCTGTTTTGTGGATTAGATTTACAATCTTTAACATTCTGTATTCCGATTGCGGAAAGACTCAGGAGCGAAGGAATCACTTGTAATGTATATCCCGAAGCAAGCAAGTTGAAAAAACAACTTGACTATGCAAATGCTGCTAAAGTCAAATTTGTAGCTATCATAGGTGAGAACGAAAGAATAAATAAGCAGGTTGCCCTAAAAAATCTCGAAAGTGGTGACCAAGAAACATTGGATATTGAGACATTTATTAAGAAAACGAAATCATGGTCATAG
- a CDS encoding glyceraldehyde-3-phosphate dehydrogenase: protein MTKEINYEQDLQEWIKAEKAAIELIHVTGSLWFDKSVELVIFRNQVVDRSASQILSLLQYAKEIVKKPINIFDALLIAKELYAVEISPSRLDIGKLTHEWILEKAQYANIKDFVNTKLKDFIGKNKKVLVPKDVVLYGFGRIGRILARELIIQAGKGEQLRLRAIVTRDKTDEDLIKRAGLLRMDSVHGPFPGTIIEDLENRALIINGHTVHMISAKGPEEIDYTKYGINNAFLIDNTGVARDREGLSKHLLSKGVDKVLLTAPGKGDIPNIVYGINQANHDKDEKIFSAASCTTNAIVPVLAVVNNTLGIERGHIETIHSYTNDQNLLDNYHKKYRRGRSAALNLVITETGADKAVSKAIPELAGKITGNAVRVPTPDVSLAIMNLTLNQTTDKDAINEILKDAALKGDLVEQIKYSYNNELVSTDLVGSPQASIVDSPATLVSKDGKTAVLYVWYDNEYGYSRQVVRLAKYLSDVIRLRYY, encoded by the coding sequence ATGACGAAAGAAATCAATTATGAACAGGATTTGCAGGAATGGATTAAAGCAGAAAAAGCTGCCATTGAACTTATTCACGTAACAGGTTCATTGTGGTTCGATAAATCTGTCGAACTTGTTATATTTAGAAATCAGGTAGTGGACCGCAGTGCCAGCCAAATACTTAGTCTGTTACAATATGCAAAAGAAATTGTAAAAAAACCCATCAATATCTTTGATGCCTTGCTCATTGCCAAAGAGTTGTATGCGGTCGAGATTTCACCCTCGCGCCTTGACATTGGAAAATTAACCCATGAGTGGATACTTGAAAAAGCACAATATGCCAATATCAAAGATTTTGTAAATACCAAATTGAAGGATTTTATTGGGAAGAATAAGAAAGTTCTTGTGCCCAAAGATGTGGTGTTATATGGTTTTGGAAGAATAGGGCGTATTCTTGCACGTGAACTTATTATTCAGGCAGGTAAAGGAGAACAACTTCGATTACGTGCGATTGTAACTCGCGACAAAACAGATGAAGATTTGATTAAACGTGCCGGATTACTTCGCATGGACAGTGTGCACGGACCATTCCCCGGAACCATTATAGAAGATCTTGAGAATCGCGCTTTGATTATCAATGGACATACCGTCCACATGATTTCTGCAAAAGGACCTGAAGAGATTGATTATACCAAATATGGAATTAATAATGCATTTTTGATTGACAATACCGGTGTAGCAAGAGACCGTGAGGGATTGAGTAAACATTTATTGTCCAAAGGAGTTGACAAAGTCTTGTTGACTGCTCCCGGAAAGGGCGATATTCCTAATATTGTTTACGGTATTAATCAGGCTAATCATGACAAAGATGAAAAAATATTTTCAGCAGCTTCTTGTACCACTAACGCCATTGTTCCTGTTTTAGCTGTGGTTAACAATACCTTAGGCATTGAGCGCGGACACATAGAGACTATTCACTCTTATACCAATGACCAAAATTTGCTCGATAATTACCATAAAAAATATAGAAGAGGACGTTCTGCAGCACTCAACTTGGTAATAACAGAGACCGGTGCAGACAAAGCAGTTTCTAAAGCCATCCCTGAACTTGCAGGCAAAATCACCGGAAATGCTGTGAGAGTCCCTACTCCTGACGTGTCTTTGGCTATTATGAATCTTACATTAAACCAAACAACCGACAAAGACGCTATCAATGAGATTTTGAAAGATGCTGCATTAAAAGGGGATTTAGTAGAACAAATCAAGTATTCATATAACAATGAATTGGTAAGTACAGACCTTGTGGGTAGCCCACAGGCAAGTATTGTTGACAGCCCTGCTACGTTAGTGAGCAAAGACGGAAAAACTGCTGTCTTGTATGTGTGGTACGACAACGAATATGGCTATAGCAGACAGGTAGTACGTTTAGCAAAGTATCTGTCAGATGTGATTAGACTCAGATACTATTAA
- the pyrF gene encoding orotidine-5'-phosphate decarboxylase — translation MTRQELFNQICTKKSFLCTGIDPEIDKLPLHLPRTTDALLEFNKEIIKHTRKYSVAYKLNTAFFEQYGSKGWEVLEETRKFIPKDVFSIADAKRGDIGNTSSMYARAFFDTLNFDAITVTPYMGEDSLRPFLEFKNKWVIVLALTSNSGAKDFQFLESKGKRLFENVLESVSKWGNENNLMFVTGATKTEEFEHIRKIVPDNFLLVPGVGAQGGSLSQVAQKGTNSQLGLLVNSSRGIIYAGNEEDYALKAEKAAQFLQNQMEPWVDAVCS, via the coding sequence TTGACCAGACAAGAACTCTTTAATCAGATTTGCACAAAGAAATCATTTCTGTGCACAGGAATTGACCCTGAAATAGACAAGCTCCCATTGCATTTGCCACGCACTACGGACGCGCTGTTAGAATTCAACAAAGAAATAATCAAACACACGCGCAAATACTCGGTAGCATACAAACTCAATACTGCTTTTTTTGAGCAATATGGCAGTAAGGGATGGGAAGTTTTAGAAGAAACCCGAAAATTTATTCCCAAAGATGTTTTCTCCATTGCCGATGCCAAACGTGGTGACATAGGGAATACATCAAGCATGTATGCCAGAGCTTTTTTTGACACGCTAAATTTTGATGCTATCACGGTTACTCCCTATATGGGCGAAGATAGTCTCAGACCATTTCTTGAGTTCAAAAACAAATGGGTTATTGTGCTTGCACTCACATCCAATTCAGGAGCTAAGGATTTTCAGTTCCTTGAAAGCAAAGGTAAAAGACTGTTTGAAAATGTTCTTGAATCCGTGAGCAAATGGGGCAATGAAAATAACTTGATGTTTGTTACAGGTGCAACCAAAACCGAAGAATTTGAACATATCAGAAAAATAGTTCCTGATAATTTCTTGCTTGTTCCGGGTGTGGGGGCACAGGGAGGCAGCTTAAGTCAAGTAGCTCAAAAAGGCACCAACTCTCAGCTTGGATTATTGGTAAATTCATCCAGAGGTATCATTTATGCCGGCAATGAAGAAGATTATGCATTAAAAGCCGAAAAAGCTGCTCAATTTTTGCAAAATCAAATGGAGCCTTGGGTTGATGCTGTTTGCAGTTAA
- a CDS encoding DUF6029 family protein: MRGRLLLLGIILYAPLFTFGQEAGKFSGNFQTNMNFYQRDNKIGANTEVYRNQLSSIDAWLYLNYDFKGFNFAARFDGFQNTPLFNPQGTYSKQGLGFWQVSKDIDWLQITAGYFYEQFASGMLFRAYEDRNIGIDYAIQGIRVKASPVKNLRMIGFSGQQKGNIFTGDRFGVSPQVISGYNMEYRIPITESMSLDIGASVVNRVLDNNTFERVKSEILSYPDSQRFNAFYNVFGFNGYGTFTWKGLTLYGEYNYKTEEPIANADGSKLISAPGNIIFTSASYSKSRFGKNKKMSFGANAQYKRIENFSLRTSPFETLLNGQISYLPSITKQNAYRLLARYNAVTQQLGEQAYQADFIFTPKRGTSILLNISHVESLAANGLNGKPEKLFEEIYLELQHKFKVSASGRQWAFKGGIQSIFYNQNRYEVKPGYPNVHALTPFGELTYKYTRTKSLRLECQYLDTKQDLGSFINAILEWNFAPKWSFAAGDMVNVVPHRQPGSPVSDEIIHFYTAFAAYTMGATQFTLAYIKQVEGVNCTGGICRVEPAFSGVRFTLNTSF; this comes from the coding sequence ATGAGAGGAAGATTATTATTGTTGGGTATAATTTTATACGCACCACTATTCACATTCGGACAGGAAGCCGGTAAATTTTCCGGTAATTTTCAGACCAATATGAATTTTTACCAAAGAGACAATAAAATTGGCGCCAATACAGAGGTGTATAGAAATCAACTTTCAAGTATAGATGCTTGGTTATATTTGAATTACGATTTTAAAGGATTTAATTTTGCAGCCCGTTTTGACGGGTTTCAAAATACACCGCTCTTTAATCCGCAAGGTACGTATTCCAAACAAGGTCTTGGATTTTGGCAAGTTTCTAAAGATATAGACTGGTTACAGATTACTGCCGGCTATTTTTATGAGCAATTCGCTTCAGGAATGTTGTTTAGAGCGTATGAGGACAGAAATATTGGGATTGATTATGCAATTCAAGGAATTAGGGTCAAAGCCAGTCCGGTAAAAAACCTGAGAATGATTGGATTTTCGGGTCAGCAAAAAGGGAATATTTTTACCGGTGACAGGTTTGGAGTCTCGCCTCAGGTTATAAGCGGTTATAATATGGAATACAGAATCCCTATCACAGAATCAATGAGTCTTGATATAGGGGCATCAGTAGTTAACAGAGTATTGGATAATAACACTTTTGAACGTGTAAAGTCAGAAATTCTCAGTTATCCGGATAGTCAAAGGTTTAATGCATTTTATAATGTTTTTGGATTCAATGGATATGGTACTTTCACATGGAAAGGACTTACACTTTATGGAGAATACAATTACAAAACCGAAGAACCTATTGCAAATGCAGATGGCAGCAAGTTGATTTCAGCTCCGGGCAATATCATTTTTACTTCTGCTTCCTATTCTAAAAGCCGTTTTGGCAAAAACAAAAAAATGTCTTTCGGTGCTAATGCTCAATATAAAAGAATTGAAAATTTCAGTTTGAGGACATCACCGTTTGAGACTCTATTGAATGGGCAGATATCTTATTTGCCATCTATTACCAAACAAAATGCGTACAGACTTTTAGCCAGGTACAATGCAGTTACCCAACAACTTGGAGAGCAAGCCTATCAAGCGGATTTTATTTTTACACCCAAACGCGGTACTTCTATATTGCTCAATATTTCACACGTGGAAAGCCTTGCAGCCAATGGACTAAATGGAAAGCCGGAGAAATTGTTTGAAGAAATATACCTTGAGTTGCAGCATAAATTCAAAGTTTCAGCCAGTGGCAGACAATGGGCTTTTAAAGGAGGAATTCAAAGTATATTCTACAATCAGAATCGTTATGAAGTGAAACCCGGTTATCCAAATGTTCATGCACTTACTCCTTTTGGGGAACTGACTTATAAATATACACGCACTAAATCTTTGCGTTTGGAGTGCCAGTATCTTGACACTAAACAAGATTTGGGAAGTTTCATCAATGCCATTCTGGAGTGGAACTTTGCACCCAAATGGTCTTTTGCTGCAGGGGATATGGTGAATGTTGTTCCGCATCGCCAACCGGGCTCGCCTGTGTCTGATGAAATCATCCATTTCTATACAGCCTTTGCTGCTTACACTATGGGTGCAACTCAGTTTACATTGGCTTATATAAAACAGGTCGAGGGGGTGAATTGTACCGGTGGAATCTGTCGTGTTGAACCTGCTTTCAGTGGAGTTCGGTTTACATTAAATACTTCTTTCTAA